CTTGCTGAAGACAATGTAGCTGGAGAGGAAGGCACTGAAGGCAAGTTATTTTTTCTTTGTCATTGaaataggtcatcttttttgcTGATTTCAATGAAACTAAAGCATTTAAATGCaaattatatgttgtagctcctgCACTGAGAGCCCCAAGGAGACCCAGGCCACCCACCAAGGGATCTCAGCTAGACAGGATGAcaaaagctatgggaaggagaatGCCCATAGCTGTTGCTGAAGGAAAAAGAAGGCCTCATGAACCTGTTCAAGCAGCCAAGTTTGCATCTGAGGCTGGTGTCATCATTCGGGATAAGGTTCCTGTCCTACCTCATTGGAAATTATACAAGAACGACGATGAACATTACAACAATTTTGTGGGAAAGCTCTCTGTAAGTGCATTACTGTTTTTATGGTAAACTTGTATATCTGCTTAACCTGAATTGACTAACTAAATATGGAATTGTCAAATGACTAGGGGCGCTTGGCCATTAACACTAACGACAAGCCAATAGAGGATGCTTGCACCGATATGCTGCGCTCTGGGGTGCGACAAAGGCGTTATCGGCTCAAGAAGAAATACTTCAATGGTGTAAGTGCAAATGAGATTAGGACAACTTCTCCAGTTGAATGCATGACTGATGAACAGTGGAGGGAACTAGTTGCAAAGTGGTCTCATCCAAAGAACATGGTATGGGTATATTCTTTCTCAGTCAGTTTCCAGTGGATCTTATCATTTTTAACCTATGATCTCATCTCACATGTCATTCTCCTTTAGGAAACAAGTGAAAAGAACAAGACTAATCGCGGTAAAGTCAAGTATCATCAGACTACCGGCTCTCGCAGCTATGTGGCACACTTGCATGCATATGTAAGTAACTGATTCTCGACATAGCACTGACTTTGTATCATAAGACTGACAAAACTTTGCTGTAATTGATTCTCTATGAAACAGAAGCATGGGAGGAACAATGCAGAGCCCAGCACAGCGCAAGATGAAGAACTTGATGTGGTGGAGGCCTTCGAGACATGCCATACCAGCTCCAAACATGGTCTAAGTGAACCAGCAAGAGAAGCATTGGTAAGTCCCGACATCTGTTTCGGTGCGCCATTTTGTCCATTAATTGGATAGCATGTCCATTATTAAAATGCATCCTGTTTGGCGTATGTGTTCTACACTTTTGCTATGCTGTCCTGAAAGTCTGACATGGATACATTAAAATGATTTGTGATTGATTCAGGATTCTTTTTCTCTCAATTATATAGACTGCTGTGAAATTTATCTGCCTTCTCTTATTTACTGTGGTTGAGAAGATCAATAATAAATGGAAATCTGTTATTTGGGAGGTTGATATGTGAACCATTAAGTCCCCTGTAATTTTGCTCAAGTGCTCATGTTCACTGAATGAGAGAAAAAATACTAAGAACATGAAATTTCTATCTCTTTGCCCCAACCATTGCTCATTAAAGTATAAATTGTTTCTTCTGTACATTGCTATATCTAATTAAGCTGTTCCTTCATTATATGTATCTATCTTTCTACTCTGCCATCTTGGTTCAGTCTTTCTACAATATGCAAGTATCACTGTGCATATTATGTTGTCATCCGTTTAATGCTGAGCTGAAACATGAACTGAATATGCAATTATCACTGTTTAATGCTGACCTAAAACATGAACTGAATATGCAATTATCACTGTGCATATCTATCTTTCTACTCTGCCTGCCTGCTCACCTCAAATGCTGACCCCAAACATGAACTGAACATTTTAATTTACCTTACTTGACTGCAAATAAGATTCCATTTTGCTGATAACAAGCTGATAACAATCTGCAAATAAAATACATCTTGTGTGATATTTGCACCTCACTTTAATTCAATAAGTATGAACTAATGATGGCTCATTGTTGTTTCAGTCCAACATGGAAGCTTTGAGGGCAGCACCTGTTGCTGAAGGAGAGACAGTAGTATCCAGTGTGCAGGTTGTGTCACAGGCGCTCTCCAAGAACAGCTCAAACAGTTTCCTGAAGAATGTTGGCATCAAACCAGTGGCATCCTCCAACTCAGCAGCATCAAAAGAAGAGCTTCGGGAACAACTAGCAGCTGAAGCTAAGGCTGCTGTACAAGAAGAAATCGATGAGCTCAAGAAGAGAACTGAAGAAGCTGAGGAAAAGATGGAGAGGACACAAAGGGAGATGGAGGATATGAAGAAGCTGGCAGAGGCAAACCAAaaggcaatggaggagaacaatgcgCTGCTCAAGCGTATCTTGTCCCTGAATTCTTCGAGATGAACCGTTGCCGCTGGCCTGTGCTACCAAGGCCTCTgtgttgctgctgctggtgcttGGCAAGGGGTCTGTGTTGCTGGCTGATTTTGTTTAGTCTAAAACCTATGTTGCTGGTGCTTGGTAACTTTATATTATTAGTTGTGATAATGTGAACTGAGATCAATCTAGAACCTGGAATGTGATGTCAAGTTAGTTATATATGAACTGAGTTTATTAGTGTTGAGTCAGTTGTATGGTGACTGGATTGCTGGATCTATTAAGTTATGGAAGCATTTGGTCATTTTAATATTATTTGCATTTTATAAAAAAAGTAGCATGTGCATCTGTGATGAAAATTCTAGGTTCTGTGATGATATTGCAATGTGATCAGTGACGAAAATTTTGTTTTCTGTCACCTTATCGTAATTTTAATCTGTGACGAAGATTCTGGGTTCTGTGATGAAAATGTAAACCACTCACAGGAAGCCACGTGGACTAATCATAGCGTGCCATGTGGCCCAAAAAAGCGCCATGTGGACCCACCACGTCACTGGACACGTCAGCTGGCCACGTCACCTGCCACGTGGACGTGCCACGTGCGCAAGACACGTCAGCTGCCAGCGTGGCAAGCGCCGTTTGGTAACTTGACGGAGCAGCATGTTATGACGAAAACCTAGGTACATCAGTGACGAAAAATCTTCGTCATTGAATGATATCCATTCAGTGACGAAACAAGACATTTCGTCAAAGTTGTTGATCAATGACGCTCATTCCATGACGAATCTGTTTTCGTCACAAGTTCGTCATAGAAGAActttggtgatgattttggagtCTTCCGTGACGAAAGGGGAGCGTCATTGATGAGCACTTCCCTAGTAGTgttcgagcactaaggagcgaggagttcccggcgtcgctggcgatgaccgagcaccgaggagcaaggagtccccggtgtcgctggcgatgtccgagcaccaaggagtgaggagtcccgacatcgctggcaatgaccgagcaccgaggtgcgaggagtccctggcgccactggcgatgaccgagcaccgagaagcgaggagtccccgacgtcgctagcgatgaccgagcaccgaggaacgaggagtcccaatcgtcgctggcgatgtccgagcaccgaggagcgaggagtccccggcgtcgctggcgatgtctgagcatcgaggagcgagcagtccccggcgtcgctggcgttgtccaagcaccgaggagcgaggagtccccgacgtcgctggcaatgttcaagcaccgaggagcgagcagtcctcggcgtcgctggcgatgtccaagcaccgacgaGCGAGGAGGCcccagcgtcgctagcgatgttagagcaccgaggagcgaggagcccccggcgtcgctggcgatgtccgagcaccgaggagcgaggagtccccggcgtcgctggccatgaccgagcaccgaggagcgaggagtcgccGACGTTGCtggtgatatccgagcaccgaggagcgaggagtccccggcgtcgctggcgatgcccgagcaccgaggagcgatgagcccccggcgtcgctggtgatgtccgagcaccgaggagcgaggagcccccggcgtcgctagcgatgtccgagcaccgaggagcgaggagtccccggcgtccctggccatgactgagcaccaaggagcgaggagtccccgacgttgctggcgatatccgagcaccgaggagcgaggagtccccggcgtcgctggcgatgcccGAGCACTGACGAGCGAGGAgccctcggcatcgctggcgatgtccgagcaccgaggagcgaggagcccacatctcactggcgatgtccgagcaccgaggagcgaggagtccccggcgttgctggcgatgtccgagcaccaacgaGCGAGGagccctcggcgtcgctggcgatgtccgagcaccgaggagcgaggagcccctagcatcgctggtgatgtccgagcaccgaggagcgaggagtccccacgtCGCTGGccatgaccaagcaccgaggagcgaggagtccctggtgtcgctggcgatgttcgagcaccgaggagcgaggagtccccggcgtcgctggccatgaccgagcaccaaggagcgaggagtccctggcatcgctggcgatgaccgagcaccgaggagcgaggagtccccgacgtcgctggcgatgtccgagcactaaaaagcgaggagtccccggcgttgctggcgatgttcgagcatcgaaaagcgaggagtccccagcatcgctggcgatgtccgaacaccgaggagcgaggagtcacgatgtcgctagcgatgttcgagcaccgaggagcgaggagtcccccggcgtcgctggcgatgtccgagcgccgaggagcgtggagtcccgacgtcgctggcgatgtccgagtatCGAGGAGTCCACAGCATCGCTgtcaatgaccgagcaccgaggagcgaggagtccccggcgtcgctggtgatgaccgagcaccgaggagcgaggagtctccgacgtcgctggcgatgtccgagcatcgaggagcgaggagtccacgaCGTCGttagcgatgactgagcaccgaggagcgaggagtccccgacgtcactagcgatgtccgagcgctaaggagtccccgacatagctggcgacgtccgtgtggtgaaatgtgcccacttagtcctcgagcacgaagaatccaagggccgaggagtaaccgatgtagctggcgatgaagcacgagtgacgaacagtctggtcaactggtcggcggcgaagtgaacatTAAGTAGAAgcaaccggcgaacagtccgatcaactagtcggcgacaaagtctatGAACCTAgctgtccgatcagttgatcgatggcgatgtccgagcactgaggagcgaggagtcctcggcatcgctagcgatgtccgggcatcgaggagcgaggagtccctggcgtcgctggcgatgatcgagcaccgaggagcgaggagtccctagcgtcgcgggcgatgtccgagcaccgaggagtccccggtgtagctggcgatgtccgagcaccaaggagttcccGGCGAAgctggtgaggtccgagcaccgacgtagctagcGACATCCGTGCGATGAAGTGTtcccacttagtcctcaagctTGAAGAATCGCAGCACTGAGGATTTCCCGACgaagctggcgatgaagcacgagcgacgaacaatctggtcaactggtcggcggcgaagtgagcattgactagaaacgaccggcgaacagtccgatcaactggtcggcgacgaagtcgatgaaccaagcggtccgaccagttgattggtggagaagtccgagcaccaggtggtccaatcacctggacgatgacccggcaatacaaacatgtagaacgagtagtacatgatgtaaaaatatatgaacttcggAGAGAAAAAGAGCGTATGTAGCTCGtcgatcagttggagcgaagatgtatttatatttaatataaaccgcccgaccagttagtgtgtagctgagtcttcagccctagctagcccatagtctataacgtcgagtgcggagcccgtgcacgtgcaGGAGGAACatgcatcgctaaggagccgctgccgaccacccataacacagagggtagacgctcatgcacgtgtagggaggagccggagccagggccgtctctggaggcgtccgagcatcaacatgactgttcgagggttcggaaaatcgtttagagagcaaatatggagaaaacagctcggagaaacattatggcgattaacgaagattggagaatttttaaaagaatattaaagcgtgacttagctttagatagaatgtcTAGTCGGCGAcgtatgacgttatctggtcgacgttgacggcgagcacctggcgggcggtgagttgttggtgaagacgacctcgaggTGGTTCCAAGGTCGGATCTACTGTCGCGGGGCCTGATGTAGCCagtgatgaatcgtcgtcgtggaccggcatggatctccacgagattgatgacgagaacgtgctgttgatttgaggtccatctgactCGCCATGGAttaagcgcacacccctacctgtcgcgccaactgtcgacaaaagatgctcggccgtccaccgaggggtatcccacgatggcagatttgtcgtagaggtgagcgagatcagaagcgagatggtaatacaagcaccaagataaaagatttagacaagttcggccgtcagtatgacataatacctatatcctgtgttctgatgtattgcattgagatgtatcgatcgtgatgtatcttgtccgctaggggacccctacctctccttatatactttggaggggcagggttacaagaaaagtatcatatttgatactatacaatagcttacgGTGCACGTCGGGCAGCGCCGTACACGCCTTGAtattgtgggttgggccacctctgatggtgcggcccatatcttgtcttgtggataccaggggccatacccccacacaatgtgagcgacgggaagctccatcgCTTTCACCACCGCCACAGCACCGCGCCTGCACTGCTGCTAACTATGACGACCTAGCGGGCGCGTCACGGCTACCTCTACTCCGACCCGTTGTAGCTACAACGTCACCGGCGCCTCGGCCACGACACAGTTTAGTGAGGTAcatcagtaaatcattttatcTAAGCTAAGTATTTATCCATCTATCTACGCCAATTCTATCACTGTGCTCTCCTGCCACCTACCAGATCACTGTGACGCGCCTAGTAGGGAGCCACGAAATTAGTATTTGACACGACGGCATCGAAATTAAATGAATGAAAGACTCACAGACAACATGGTCATCTCATCTCGTCATAAATGAATGAAAGAGTCACAGACAACacgcagcctgttcggctgggcttaTATGATCGTATATGATCATAGATTATAagttgaaacagtatttttctatcACATCAAACCagtcaaaccagccaacagtaaataattcatgatcgtttacgacgaaacgaacaggctgatggtcATCTCATCTTATTATTATCTGGACTTCTAACCACCTTCGTCGATACTAAAACTAGTTGTCTATACAACTCCAACCTGTCCAGCGATTGATTGGTACTCGATACGTCACCGGCCAACAGCGCGACAGGCCACCGAACCTTGCTTCTTCCAACGACTCGCACGCGCATGGCTGACCACCATCAGTACTTAATTTAAGTCATTTCGTCTTAACTCTTAATCACAGTGCAACGCCCAACTGAAATTGTTATTGTCAAGTAGGAGCGCCGTCATCAGCTCGCCGCCATCGACCTCCACGTCCGTCTTCAAGAGGCACACAGCGCGCGCATACAGTTCGGCGGCTCCGACCAGAGGTGGAATGGGCAGTAACCGGTCTTCTTGGGTCTAGTATACGACGAACCTTTTACTTATTAGTCAAGCACGTACGGCCTATGGCAACATTAGACCGTCTTTCTACCATACCAGCCTCAACACGACCCTCTTGTCGCCTAgagatatactccctctgtcccagaaAAAAGACGTTATGGGATACGTGCaagtcaaaatttctcaactTTAACTAGGTTTATAGAATATGCGTGCAATATTTATATATCCAAATTAGTTTGctatgaaagtatattccacgatctatctaatgatactaattatatgttatgaatattaatattcttttatatataattgatcaaagttaaaaaagTTAACTTCTCGGAAAGCGAGAACGTCTTCTATTTTGAGACAAAGGGAGTATATGTGTTTCATGACCATCTTAGAGGGTGTGGTTGTTGATTATATGCCCAAGAGGTAATCATGATCCAAGAGCAACTTCAAGGACTCTCTATGTCCTTCTTAATTGCTAGGAATACAGATTTTTGTTAAAAAAAGTACCCAACAACCTCTTTAATTGGTTATTTAAATATAGTCATCTTCTAATCCgaatttctcgctagccaaagatagaaaaacgagaatgactctctagagtgcaAAAAGGATATAAAAAACTAATGGAGACTAGAAACTTATAGAAAACGATTTCTATGTAAATGGCTTTCTAAATGGTAATTTAGAGAGTGAAGTTTAaaaagactcttggagatgctcttagaatgCTAATGGTTTTCTAGTTGGGGACGAATGAAGCGAATCTCCATGGGATTTTCTACTGGAACTTCTGCCGGGGGGTGAGGAGAGTTAGGCAATTATGGAGAGGTGGCCGAGCTATTCGAGGAACAATGTCCTCTGGTGATATGAGTGATACGGGCGTCACCGACATTGCTCGGATGAAGGACAAACGACTAGTGATTTGAGTGACAGTATATTAAGCGGTGAATTTTTTAGGCAAATCACCATATCATACGATGATTGGCCACGACTAAGAACACTAGTCTAGCCTTTGATGGAAGTTAATGAAGACGAATGGTACGCTGAAAAACAGAAGGCAACCAAAACATTTTCTCAACAGAAATAGATCGATGAACAATTACACATAATCTTCAATACAAAGATTGATAAACATTAATTTCATTACATATTCCAGATTACAACTAAATTAAACTAATCGGAATCCTCGCTGCTAGAGGATCCCTTGTGCCTCTTTGCTTGAGGCTTGTcattgtcatcctcctcctcctcgcccgctGCCTCACCATAGAAGTGTTCGTTCTCTGTCATTCAGGGAGAACTCGGTGGGATGTCTTCGCTTGAGCCTGTGTCACTATCGCCCTCCCATACTTTTGTTGATCCTTCCTTGCTTTGGGAGTTGTTGTGAGGCAGCTTCACTATGTCAGATATGGTTTTTAGGGACGGCtaataagcatttgtaggggcgattcggccagccgcccctaccatagcgtctctacaaatcatgtatttgtaggggcggctcccagaccgtccctacaaatctatttgtaggggcggctgatgttaccagccacccctacaaatcgatttgtaggggcggttggtactgtagcagcccctacaaatagatttataggggcggcctgAAAAcactagccacccctacaaatcgatttgtaggtgcggctacagtaccaaccgcccctacaaatcatttttccgctaaaaaattaaatttacaattcacgTTGTTCGGGATCCACTCCACGAAGTAGGACGAGTTCTTGTTCTGCACATTCAACATCTACTCGTCCACCTCCTTGGTGCTCATCTTCCCACGGAACATGGCTGATGCTGTCAGGTAGCGCCCATGTCGTGGATCAGCTGCGCACATCATGTTCTTGGCATCCCACATCTGCTGGGTCAGCTCGGGGACGGTGAGGGCACGGTACTGCTGGGATCCCTTGATGTCAGTGGTGCAAAGCCAACCATGAAGAAATGGAGGCGAGGGAAGGGTATCAAGTTGACTGCAAGCTTCCGGAGGTTAGAGTTCAGCTGGCCTGGGAACCGCAAGTAGCAGGTAACACCACTCATGGTTGCAGAGATGAGATGGTTCAGGTCACCAACTGGCAACATAAAAAAGCATGATTCAGATTCATATCTAAATGGCAGAAACAAATGCAAGAAACAGGGTAGAGAATCATGAAACGATCATCTTAGGGCATTACATTGTAGTATTCTGTAGTACAAAGCAAACTTCAAAACAGATAGTACAGTGTCAAAATGCTAGTGAGATGCATGTGCCCGACATGCACATAAATTCAATCAAGCAGTGCATGATTGCAATAACTGTGCAGCAATGGCAGACAAGGACCATGTAATTCGTTGCAGCATCACAAGACATATCCAAGAGATAGATTTGTGTCACAGGATTTCACACGAAGATGACTACAATCCACTCTTTTGCACCACGATATGAAATCAATGATCAACAAATACTAAAGTTGTGGGTGCAATGACTGAGCAAAGTAGCAATGCAAACTTATAAGTGGGTGTAGCAAGCTTCAGAGTGCGGAAGCAGATGTCGTAAAGAGCTTCATTGTCAAGGACCATACACTCATCAGCATTCTCAACAAGTTGATGAACTGAGAGTGTAGCATTGTAAGGTTCGACCACAGTATCAAACACCTTAGGTGATGGAAAAACGGAGAATGTGAGCATCATCCTATCTGGGTACTCTTCCCTGATTTTTTAGATGAGCTGGGTGCCCATCCCAGAGCCAGTACCTCCACCCAATGAATGGCAAACCTGAAATCCTTCAGAAGAAAAGGTAAAGATTATTTCAGATAGAATTTCGGAGCAGAAGCATAAATCAAACAGACAAGCAATTTTTTACACAAAATATCCAATAACCGAGATTCTAGTTGCTTTGTAGATAAtaagatgacatgaagatggaCAAACCTAGCAAAAT
The nucleotide sequence above comes from Miscanthus floridulus cultivar M001 chromosome 18, ASM1932011v1, whole genome shotgun sequence. Encoded proteins:
- the LOC136523771 gene encoding uncharacterized protein, giving the protein MVATRGQGRKRPAEQEQEPQKTEYERRRDEQVVANQKAFEAFGILTISSELSNSFPQSATKKGKTSANKKTSSEDSDTSEYLLENDDQGDSDDDETESDAQPQPTKSPSGPRRKVLASKKKKAGPNMAPGVRVSKRVRAPEGSQVQPPRALFRSSKRLQLSARDGQIEDDHTDGHDEIPQRSSTGAQEDSGAGGQDITAAEEDGGAGFQDMTLAEDNVAGEEGTEAPALRAPRRPRPPTKGSQLDRMTKAMGRRMPIAVAEGKRRPHEPVQAAKFASEAGVIIRDKVPVLPHWKLYKNDDEHYNNFVGKLSGRLAINTNDKPIEDACTDMLRSGVRQRRYRLKKKYFNGVSANEIRTTSPVECMTDEQWRELVAKWSHPKNMETSEKNKTNRGKVKYHQTTGSRSYVAHLHAYKHGRNNAEPSTAQDEELDVVEAFETCHTSSKHGLSEPAREALSNMEALRAAPVAEGETVVSSVQVVSQALSKNSSNSFLKNVGIKPVASSNSAASKEELREQLAAEAKAAVQEEIDELKKRTEEAEEKMERTQREMEDMKKLAEANQKAMEENNALLKRILSLNSSR
- the LOC136523772 gene encoding tubulin beta chain-like yields the protein MMLTFSVFPSPKVFDTVVEPYNATLSVHQLVENADECMVLDNEALYDICFRTLKLATPTYKYESESCFFMLPVGDLNHLISATMSGVTCYLRFPGQLNSNLRKLAGSQQYRALTVPELTQQMWDAKNMMCAADPRHGRYLTASAMFRGKMSTKEVDE